A single genomic interval of Chlamydiales bacterium STE3 harbors:
- a CDS encoding Protein UmuC (Product derived from UniProtKB/Swiss-Prot:P22494;Gene name derived from UniProtKB/Swiss-Prot:P22494) codes for MSPMLSINQDKFVALVDCNSFYVSCERVFNPSLRFRPVVVLSNNDGCIVARSKEAKKLGIPMGAPAFAHAHLFEIHKVAVLSSNYALYADMSHRVMECLAQFSQEMQVYSIDEAFLLLDKENIEKQARTIYHTILKWTGIPVSVGVGRTKTLAKLANFFAKEAGEGIFILQEKSDEEYYLSKFPVEEVWGIGYRTAQFLKSRAIYTADQFRKQEDTWLKKQLSVVGLRMAWELRGIPCLPLIEEPAPNKSILSSRSFGKVVTTFDEIAESVATFTAMSAEKLREQKLSASFLEVFVMTSPHRGKEFYRNKVLISFAEPLDYTPALIQHAKQGLKSIFREGLLYKKAGIMLGGLVPTALGQMDLFSPQDQQSQKRKQLMQTMDHLNKKLGYKALKFAAEGTKPSWQSNRQYASPSFTSRWEELLKIML; via the coding sequence TTGTCACCTATGTTATCCATAAATCAGGATAAGTTCGTTGCTCTTGTAGATTGTAATAGCTTTTACGTTTCTTGTGAGCGCGTTTTTAACCCAAGCTTGCGTTTTCGTCCTGTCGTTGTACTCTCTAATAATGATGGCTGCATTGTGGCTCGCTCTAAAGAAGCAAAAAAGCTGGGAATCCCTATGGGGGCGCCAGCCTTTGCCCATGCCCATCTTTTTGAGATTCACAAAGTTGCCGTCTTATCCTCCAATTATGCTCTTTATGCCGATATGTCTCATCGTGTGATGGAATGTTTGGCTCAATTTTCGCAAGAAATGCAAGTTTATTCAATCGATGAGGCTTTCTTGCTACTTGATAAAGAAAATATAGAGAAGCAGGCTCGCACTATCTACCACACTATTCTTAAGTGGACAGGTATTCCTGTTTCTGTAGGTGTAGGTCGGACAAAGACTCTCGCCAAACTCGCCAACTTTTTTGCTAAAGAAGCAGGAGAAGGAATTTTTATCCTCCAAGAGAAGAGTGATGAGGAATATTACTTAAGCAAGTTTCCTGTGGAAGAAGTATGGGGGATTGGCTACCGTACGGCCCAATTTCTAAAAAGCCGTGCGATTTACACAGCAGATCAATTTCGAAAGCAGGAAGATACCTGGCTAAAAAAGCAGTTGAGTGTTGTGGGCTTGAGAATGGCCTGGGAGCTTCGAGGCATCCCCTGTCTTCCTTTAATCGAGGAGCCGGCTCCGAATAAATCGATTCTTTCTTCTCGTTCCTTTGGAAAGGTCGTGACCACTTTTGATGAAATTGCCGAATCTGTGGCTACATTTACGGCAATGTCAGCAGAAAAGTTGCGTGAGCAGAAGCTCTCTGCCTCTTTTCTTGAAGTGTTTGTCATGACAAGCCCTCATCGCGGAAAGGAATTTTATCGCAATAAAGTGCTGATAAGCTTTGCAGAACCTCTAGATTACACCCCTGCTTTAATTCAACATGCTAAGCAAGGATTAAAATCGATTTTCCGAGAGGGTCTGCTTTATAAAAAAGCTGGTATCATGCTGGGAGGGCTTGTTCCCACTGCTCTTGGTCAAATGGATCTTTTTTCCCCTCAGGATCAGCAATCACAAAAGCGCAAACAGTTGATGCAGACGATGGACCATTTAAATAAAAAGCTTGGCTATAAGGCGTTAAAGTTTGCCGCCGAGGGAACCAAGCCCTCTTGGCAGTCCAATAGGCAATATGCGTCTCCCAGTTTTACCTCGCGCTGGGAAGAGCTTTTAAAGATCATGCTGTAG
- a CDS encoding hypothetical protein (Product derived from UniProtKB/Trembl:Q6MA72) codes for MNINVNDPTVLEKIHDLIRFCGVEPEGFSSELITQMMQTCLKLAQNQHDIGQLKLMTRALKEMRYAYNIFNQYEGVPRISIFGSARTPEDHPDYLSAKQFSAHMAEHGWMCITGAANGIMKAGLEGTKAEASFGLSIRLPFETQNSVIHGDPKLIMFRYFFTRKLMFVSHSNATAFFPGGVGTMDELFEVLTLIQTGKANIIPVVLMEGDRGDYWQHWQHYVHKHLLGNGWISPDDESLFYIAPSIDAGVNHILQFYRRYHSSRYVKDWQVLRIKSPLTEEQLTLLNHQFSSLLEKGMITQGTALPEEDDVLDLPRLILCPKRREVGRLRCLIDQINAF; via the coding sequence ATGAATATCAATGTGAACGATCCTACAGTTTTAGAGAAAATTCATGATTTAATACGGTTTTGTGGAGTAGAACCGGAAGGTTTTTCCAGCGAGTTAATCACCCAGATGATGCAAACCTGCTTAAAGCTTGCACAAAACCAGCATGATATTGGCCAGCTCAAACTGATGACGCGAGCATTGAAAGAGATGCGTTATGCTTATAACATCTTTAATCAGTATGAAGGGGTTCCAAGAATTAGTATTTTTGGATCGGCAAGAACCCCTGAAGATCATCCCGACTACCTTTCTGCCAAGCAATTTAGTGCGCACATGGCAGAACATGGCTGGATGTGTATTACTGGTGCTGCAAATGGGATTATGAAGGCAGGGTTGGAGGGCACAAAAGCTGAAGCAAGCTTTGGTTTATCTATAAGATTGCCATTTGAAACGCAAAACTCCGTGATTCATGGCGATCCTAAATTAATTATGTTCCGCTATTTTTTTACACGTAAATTGATGTTTGTGAGCCATTCTAATGCAACAGCCTTTTTTCCAGGTGGCGTGGGAACGATGGACGAACTATTTGAAGTGCTCACTTTAATCCAAACCGGTAAAGCTAATATTATTCCGGTGGTCCTTATGGAGGGAGATCGGGGAGATTACTGGCAGCATTGGCAACATTATGTTCATAAACACCTACTTGGTAATGGCTGGATTAGTCCAGATGATGAATCTCTTTTCTACATCGCCCCCTCTATTGATGCAGGTGTCAACCATATTTTGCAGTTTTATCGTCGTTACCATTCTAGCCGTTACGTCAAAGATTGGCAGGTTCTTAGAATCAAAAGCCCTCTTACAGAAGAGCAATTAACACTCCTAAACCACCAATTTAGCTCTTTGCTTGAGAAGGGGATGATTACCCAAGGAACAGCTCTTCCTGAAGAAGATGATGTCCTCGATTTACCAAGATTAATCCTTTGTCCTAAGAGGCGAGAGGTTGGCCGTTTGCGTTGCCTTATCGATCAGATCAATGCATTTTAG
- a CDS encoding Uncharacterized protein (Product derived from UniProtKB/Trembl:D6YU20) codes for MKIKNKIFSLLLLFCSLAYSISEASTFHIILVGDTLSNLRHQTVSDLRLMHEQSIQLAYVLGAAPRIHVIREDFVSRQEVLRAIDTLRVQHDDYLLFYYSGHGYRTEEKRSPWPYLQFTAANQYIALDEIIEHLTAKKLKFGMVIADCCNNCANNDEFPDTTLFDFQTLERRSVSPQAQALFARSRGWLIVSGAEPGGYSWATDEGGILTCAFIDGLSHAQYRPSKSWPTLMNEIQCKTAGIQKPQFTLLQ; via the coding sequence ATGAAAATAAAAAATAAAATCTTTTCGTTACTTTTGTTGTTTTGTTCTTTAGCATACTCAATAAGTGAAGCTTCTACTTTTCATATTATTTTAGTGGGGGATACCCTAAGCAACCTGAGGCATCAGACCGTTTCGGACCTTCGGCTTATGCATGAACAGTCTATACAATTAGCATATGTTCTTGGAGCAGCTCCACGCATCCATGTGATTCGGGAGGATTTTGTCTCTAGACAAGAAGTTTTAAGAGCTATTGACACTTTAAGGGTACAGCATGATGATTACCTTCTCTTCTATTATTCAGGTCATGGTTACCGCACAGAGGAAAAAAGAAGCCCGTGGCCCTATTTGCAATTCACAGCAGCGAATCAGTACATTGCTCTAGACGAAATCATTGAACATCTAACTGCTAAGAAATTAAAGTTTGGAATGGTTATTGCCGACTGTTGCAACAACTGTGCGAACAATGATGAGTTTCCAGATACTACGCTTTTTGACTTTCAAACACTTGAGAGAAGGAGTGTCAGCCCTCAAGCGCAAGCTCTTTTTGCAAGATCACGCGGTTGGCTGATTGTCTCAGGTGCAGAGCCGGGCGGCTATTCCTGGGCAACGGACGAGGGGGGCATTTTAACATGTGCCTTTATAGATGGTTTAAGCCACGCACAGTATAGGCCTTCGAAGAGCTGGCCTACCTTGATGAACGAAATCCAATGCAAAACTGCAGGCATTCAGAAGCCGCAATTCACCTTACTTCAGTAA
- a CDS encoding Segregation and condensation protein A (Product derived from UniProtKB/Trembl:F8KXQ4;Gene name derived from UniProtKB/Trembl:F8KXQ4), with the protein MSVTLANFSGPLELLFHLVQKKEIDIYEIPIIKITEQFLRLLSSSKTDFPLETGAEFLNYSASLLWLKSKALLPTNEQVEEAEEKWEDPHFEIIHHLIDYCKFKQAAHLLSEREEKCFDSFNRGIQNEPAIARSLGIDHLSITDIATLFQEILNKTSANRQTIKGETWRVSDKMISINKLLALTPKLPFQTLFHKDCCKEELITLFLAVLELIKLGTLQVIREHNMVVICKYEGN; encoded by the coding sequence ATGTCAGTTACCTTAGCAAACTTTTCAGGTCCCTTGGAGCTGCTTTTTCATCTTGTCCAGAAAAAGGAAATCGACATTTATGAAATTCCGATTATAAAGATTACAGAACAATTCTTAAGGTTGCTCTCTTCTTCCAAAACCGACTTTCCTTTGGAAACGGGAGCAGAGTTTTTAAACTACTCCGCTTCCCTTCTGTGGTTAAAAAGCAAGGCTCTCCTCCCCACAAATGAACAAGTCGAAGAAGCGGAGGAAAAATGGGAAGATCCGCACTTTGAAATTATCCACCATCTAATTGACTACTGCAAATTTAAACAAGCTGCACACCTCCTTAGCGAACGAGAAGAAAAATGTTTCGATTCCTTCAACCGCGGGATACAAAATGAACCTGCCATTGCGCGCTCTCTAGGAATCGACCATTTATCCATCACTGACATTGCTACCCTGTTCCAAGAGATCCTCAACAAAACATCAGCTAATCGACAAACCATCAAGGGAGAAACTTGGCGGGTTTCCGATAAGATGATTTCTATTAACAAACTTCTGGCCCTTACCCCCAAACTTCCCTTTCAAACACTTTTTCATAAAGATTGCTGCAAAGAAGAACTCATTACTCTATTCTTAGCTGTCTTAGAGCTAATTAAACTAGGGACATTACAAGTTATCAGAGAACACAACATGGTGGTCATTTGTAAATATGAAGGAAATTAA
- a CDS encoding Tail-specific protease, which produces MIKFFCQSLLCFCFIICSLHGDQAELLKTKDINSIMQEVFRQHVDQKEISSSIIRNSLKNYIDQFDPERIYLLEEEVRPFTHPSQERLEAIEKDYKEGVFTSYYELNTLFQQAISRARSYRSLIKLDNSKLLVEAKKSRSRLPMDGSFAKSEQQLKMRIREHTLEFLHNEMRRYGAKNIEQNLSQAVAVYEMSARSFEEGYNYRNLNGELLPEAQQENLFSLHVLKSLARSLDAHTTIYNPEEAYDMKVRLEKGFEGIGIAFQKSGDKVFVGSLLKSSPAARSGLVQIKDEVLQINGIPLTNLTFDQVLEEVRGGQKDTITLILNRKNKDGSESEQHTVTLKRELISVEDDRLDVSYENFGSGIIGKITLHSFYQNDQGVSSEKDIREAVQQLDKEGNLRGLILDLRENSGGFLSQAVKVAGLFITSGVVVISKYANGEEKLYRDIDGKTIFDGPLIVLTSRATASAAEIVAQTLQDYGVALVVGDDRTYGKGTIQSQTVTDNQNAASYFKVTVGKYYTASGKTPQMNGVKSDIVVPGPFAKAHIGEEYLEYALKKEDKIPAVFADKLIDVDTDLKAWYLKYYMPSLQHRQRIWRELVPVLSKNSEWRIAHNKDYQLFFKRLEGVDLQNSTDSDEEDVLKGEKNFGAGDLQMAESVSILKDMIYLQTKVRNNEYMVGSEEPLKKLAH; this is translated from the coding sequence ATGATTAAATTTTTTTGTCAATCACTGCTTTGTTTCTGTTTTATCATTTGTTCCCTGCATGGTGACCAAGCTGAGTTGCTTAAAACAAAAGATATTAATAGCATCATGCAAGAAGTTTTTCGTCAGCATGTTGATCAAAAAGAGATTAGCAGCTCTATTATTAGGAACTCTCTTAAAAATTATATCGATCAGTTCGATCCGGAGCGAATTTACCTTTTAGAGGAAGAGGTCAGACCTTTTACTCATCCATCTCAAGAACGCCTTGAGGCAATTGAAAAAGATTACAAAGAGGGCGTTTTTACCTCTTACTACGAGTTAAACACTCTTTTTCAACAAGCTATATCGAGAGCTCGTTCGTATCGTTCGCTCATTAAGCTTGATAATTCTAAACTCTTAGTCGAGGCTAAGAAAAGCCGCTCTAGATTGCCTATGGATGGGAGTTTTGCAAAAAGTGAGCAGCAGCTAAAAATGCGCATTCGTGAGCATACCCTCGAATTTTTACACAATGAAATGCGGCGCTATGGAGCGAAGAACATAGAACAAAACTTGAGCCAAGCAGTCGCTGTTTATGAGATGTCAGCTCGCAGTTTCGAAGAAGGGTATAATTACAGGAATTTAAATGGAGAATTGCTGCCAGAGGCCCAGCAAGAGAATTTGTTCTCTTTGCATGTATTAAAGTCTTTAGCAAGAAGCTTAGATGCTCATACTACTATTTACAATCCTGAAGAAGCGTATGACATGAAAGTTCGCCTTGAAAAGGGATTTGAGGGAATTGGAATTGCTTTTCAAAAGAGCGGCGATAAGGTGTTTGTGGGGAGTTTGCTAAAAAGCAGTCCTGCTGCTCGAAGTGGACTCGTACAAATAAAAGATGAAGTGCTACAAATTAACGGCATTCCTCTTACGAACCTAACTTTTGATCAAGTTCTTGAAGAAGTGCGTGGTGGGCAAAAAGATACCATAACACTTATTCTCAATCGAAAAAATAAAGATGGGAGCGAAAGTGAGCAGCATACAGTTACTCTTAAGCGCGAGCTTATTTCTGTAGAAGATGATCGACTGGACGTGAGTTATGAAAATTTTGGCAGTGGAATTATCGGAAAAATTACCCTCCATTCTTTTTATCAGAACGATCAAGGAGTAAGTAGTGAGAAAGACATTAGAGAGGCGGTGCAGCAGCTAGACAAGGAAGGCAACTTAAGGGGATTAATTTTAGATTTGCGCGAAAATAGCGGTGGATTTTTATCACAAGCTGTTAAGGTTGCGGGCCTTTTTATCACAAGCGGTGTGGTCGTTATTTCTAAATATGCCAATGGAGAGGAGAAGCTTTATAGGGATATTGATGGAAAAACTATTTTTGATGGCCCTTTAATTGTTTTAACATCAAGAGCCACGGCTTCTGCCGCAGAGATCGTTGCTCAAACCTTGCAAGATTATGGTGTGGCTTTAGTTGTAGGGGACGACCGCACCTATGGAAAGGGGACCATCCAAAGTCAAACGGTTACCGATAATCAAAATGCCGCCTCTTATTTTAAAGTGACAGTAGGTAAGTACTATACCGCTTCTGGGAAAACTCCTCAGATGAACGGTGTGAAATCGGATATTGTTGTTCCTGGACCATTTGCGAAAGCGCATATCGGTGAAGAATACTTGGAATATGCTTTGAAGAAAGAAGACAAAATTCCTGCTGTATTTGCGGATAAATTGATCGATGTAGATACAGATTTAAAAGCGTGGTACCTCAAGTACTATATGCCTTCCCTGCAACATCGGCAACGTATTTGGAGGGAACTTGTTCCTGTTTTAAGCAAAAATAGCGAATGGCGTATTGCCCACAATAAGGATTACCAACTCTTTTTCAAACGGTTAGAGGGGGTAGACTTACAAAACTCTACAGATTCTGATGAGGAAGATGTTTTAAAAGGCGAAAAGAATTTTGGGGCAGGGGATTTGCAAATGGCCGAATCAGTTAGCATCCTTAAGGACATGATTTATTTGCAAACCAAGGTGCGCAATAACGAATACATGGTGGGATCTGAAGAACCTTTAAAAAAACTCGCTCACTGA
- a CDS encoding Oxygen-dependent coproporphyrinogen-III oxidase (Product derived from UniProtKB/Swiss-Prot:Q6LLK0;Gene name derived from UniProtKB/Swiss-Prot:Q6LLK0;EC number derived from UniProtKB/Swiss-Prot:Q6LLK0), with translation MNQMSQKRKRKLMNKHEIILFLKELRDKIICHFERYEPEKRFERKCWEHHSGGGGEISVIRGDVFEKAAVNFSAVSGDHFPAIDPSEEKEPFFATGVSLITHMANPHAPTVHMNLRYIETSKRCWFGGGYDLTPMGFPYEEDTHHFHQVAEQSLAAFGENLYNAFAENAKKYFFIPHWKKERGVGGIFFDHFNRGDLAKDILVWKSVGDSFLEGILPIYDRRVGQSFDGADRLKQLKLRAHYAEFNLLYDKGTRFGFLSGGNPEAILCSMPPLASW, from the coding sequence TGCGAGATAAAATTATTTGCCACTTTGAACGCTACGAGCCTGAGAAGCGTTTTGAGCGTAAATGTTGGGAACATCATTCGGGTGGTGGAGGAGAGATTTCGGTTATAAGGGGGGATGTCTTTGAGAAAGCCGCTGTGAACTTTTCGGCTGTTTCAGGCGATCACTTCCCTGCCATCGATCCAAGTGAGGAGAAAGAGCCCTTTTTTGCTACGGGGGTGAGTCTTATCACCCATATGGCAAACCCTCATGCTCCAACAGTCCATATGAATTTGCGCTACATTGAAACCAGCAAGAGGTGCTGGTTCGGTGGGGGCTATGATTTAACCCCTATGGGATTTCCCTACGAGGAAGATACGCACCATTTTCACCAGGTGGCTGAGCAATCTCTAGCCGCCTTTGGTGAAAATTTATACAACGCATTTGCTGAAAATGCCAAGAAATACTTTTTCATTCCGCACTGGAAAAAAGAGCGAGGTGTTGGAGGTATCTTCTTTGACCATTTTAATCGTGGAGACTTGGCAAAGGATATTCTAGTTTGGAAAAGTGTGGGCGATAGTTTTTTAGAAGGTATCTTGCCTATCTATGATAGGCGAGTGGGTCAGTCTTTTGATGGGGCTGACCGCTTAAAGCAGCTAAAATTACGCGCTCATTACGCTGAATTCAATCTTCTGTATGATAAGGGTACAAGATTTGGATTTTTATCAGGAGGTAATCCTGAGGCAATTTTATGTTCGATGCCGCCTTTAGCGAGTTGGTAG
- a CDS encoding Antitoxin igA-2 (Product derived from UniProtKB/Swiss-Prot:Q9KMA5;Gene name derived from UniProtKB/Swiss-Prot:Q9KMA5): protein MSKLFKGLKKGLEEALSHAEGKITLKSEVIEIPEPPAEYRAKDIKRIREQNHYSQGIFAKVLNVSIKTVQSWESGTRVPSHAALRLLEVVDKGFYRPRIAKSI, encoded by the coding sequence ATGAGTAAATTATTTAAAGGTCTTAAAAAAGGTTTAGAAGAAGCTTTATCCCATGCAGAGGGAAAAATTACTCTTAAATCAGAAGTTATTGAAATTCCTGAACCTCCTGCTGAATATAGGGCTAAAGATATTAAAAGAATTAGAGAGCAAAATCACTACTCGCAGGGGATCTTTGCAAAAGTGTTGAATGTCAGTATTAAAACCGTCCAATCCTGGGAATCTGGAACTCGTGTCCCAAGTCATGCGGCTTTAAGGTTATTAGAAGTTGTGGATAAAGGATTTTATCGGCCAAGAATTGCCAAATCTATATAA
- a CDS encoding Uncharacterized protein (Product derived from UniProtKB/Trembl:Q08S81), whose amino-acid sequence MQAIIWIFFITLIALSLSLVWATFLYGISPMPTSTKVKKTLLKELPLNYEGILFELGSGWGTLAFPLAEKYPQAQVVAYEISWLPYLFCKGRQLFKRHKNLVFKREDFFKVSFTGTHFFICYLFPKAMERLNKKFRQEAASQTLIISHTFALPSQKPKRLIFVKDLYHTPIYFYTFN is encoded by the coding sequence ATGCAAGCTATTATTTGGATTTTTTTCATAACGTTAATCGCTTTAAGTTTATCCCTGGTCTGGGCAACTTTTCTCTATGGTATTTCTCCTATGCCAACTAGTACAAAAGTCAAAAAAACCCTTCTGAAAGAGCTTCCTTTAAATTATGAAGGAATCCTTTTCGAATTGGGTTCAGGGTGGGGCACTCTAGCTTTTCCTTTAGCAGAAAAATACCCTCAAGCGCAAGTGGTTGCTTATGAAATTTCCTGGCTTCCCTACCTTTTTTGTAAAGGCCGCCAGCTCTTTAAACGGCACAAGAACCTAGTTTTTAAAAGAGAAGATTTTTTTAAGGTAAGTTTTACAGGAACGCATTTTTTTATCTGCTACCTTTTTCCTAAGGCAATGGAGCGGCTTAATAAAAAATTTCGCCAAGAGGCAGCTTCTCAAACCCTCATTATTAGCCACACTTTTGCTCTTCCTTCCCAAAAGCCAAAACGGCTTATTTTTGTGAAAGATCTCTATCATACACCTATCTATTTTTATACTTTTAATTAA
- a CDS encoding Protein UmuD (Product derived from UniProtKB/Swiss-Prot:P0AG13;Gene name derived from UniProtKB/Swiss-Prot:P0AG13;EC number derived from UniProtKB/Swiss-Prot:P0AG13), with protein sequence MAVCVALSIRSMHFRREELEIYRATSDTSYLLPEFVSAIQAGFPSPAEDYIERSLDLNELMVKHPAATFFVRVEGDSMKDAHIQSGDILVVDRALEPTNGKIVVAIVNGEFTVKRLKIAKDGVFLVPENNAYPALKIHSETDFQVWGVVTYVIHKSG encoded by the coding sequence TTGGCCGTTTGCGTTGCCTTATCGATCAGATCAATGCATTTTAGGAGGGAAGAGCTAGAAATTTATCGAGCGACTAGCGACACAAGCTATTTGCTTCCTGAGTTTGTCTCTGCAATTCAAGCGGGATTTCCTTCGCCCGCTGAAGATTATATCGAACGCTCTTTAGATTTAAATGAATTGATGGTGAAGCATCCGGCAGCAACGTTTTTCGTGAGGGTTGAAGGCGATTCGATGAAAGATGCCCACATTCAATCTGGGGATATTTTGGTTGTCGATCGGGCTCTAGAACCCACTAATGGAAAAATTGTCGTCGCCATTGTTAATGGGGAATTTACTGTAAAGCGTCTAAAAATTGCCAAGGATGGGGTTTTCCTCGTTCCTGAAAATAACGCTTACCCAGCCTTAAAAATTCACTCGGAGACCGATTTTCAGGTTTGGGGGGTTGTCACCTATGTTATCCATAAATCAGGATAA
- a CDS encoding Segregation and condensation protein B (Product derived from UniProtKB/Swiss-Prot:Q67NF6;Gene name derived from UniProtKB/Swiss-Prot:Q67NF6), whose protein sequence is MKEINLLQLETETSTYEQEQQLEQELKTKAKRIIEALLFASSEPLSFQKIVEVISSFAPFKARAVKELIEDLKVDYISQERAFRLEEVATGYTLKTCEEYSSYIEMLFRSKRGEKLSQAAAEVLAIIAYKQPITRPQIDALRGVDSSGTIHNLLERQLIEATGKLEAPGRPTLYGITQHFLSHFGLRNINELPSLNHLMS, encoded by the coding sequence ATGAAGGAAATTAATCTACTCCAATTAGAAACCGAAACTTCTACTTATGAACAAGAGCAGCAGCTAGAACAAGAACTTAAAACCAAAGCTAAACGTATCATTGAAGCATTGCTCTTTGCTTCAAGCGAACCTCTCTCTTTCCAAAAAATTGTTGAAGTCATAAGTTCTTTTGCCCCTTTTAAGGCACGCGCTGTTAAGGAGTTAATCGAAGATTTAAAAGTAGACTATATTTCTCAAGAAAGAGCTTTTCGCTTAGAAGAGGTCGCCACGGGATATACCCTAAAAACCTGTGAAGAATACAGCTCCTACATAGAGATGCTATTTCGCAGTAAAAGAGGGGAAAAGCTTTCTCAAGCTGCAGCAGAAGTTCTTGCTATTATCGCTTACAAACAACCGATAACGCGTCCTCAAATCGATGCTCTTCGAGGAGTTGACTCTTCAGGGACTATCCACAATTTACTTGAAAGACAACTCATCGAAGCCACCGGCAAGCTTGAAGCTCCTGGAAGGCCTACTCTTTACGGCATTACCCAACACTTTTTAAGCCACTTTGGCTTACGCAACATTAATGAACTGCCCTCCCTCAATCACTTGATGAGCTAA